One part of the Dyadobacter sp. 676 genome encodes these proteins:
- a CDS encoding NAD(P)H-binding protein, protein MKIALIGATGFVGAHVLAELVSRGHQVTAIARNTDKIDTGSGLVTAVAANVANADEVAAAVAGHDAVISTFNAGWTNPNIYNDFLTGAKAIQAGVKQAGVKRFLTVGGAGSLEIKPGLQLVDSPNFPEAYKAGATAARDYLNFLKTESELDWTFLSPAIEMSPAHPGERTGRYRTSLDTPVFDENHHSRLSVQDTAVAIVDEIEQGNFIKKRFTAAY, encoded by the coding sequence ATGAAAATTGCATTGATCGGCGCTACCGGTTTTGTGGGCGCCCATGTTTTGGCGGAACTCGTTTCACGCGGGCATCAGGTAACGGCTATCGCCCGTAACACCGATAAAATCGACACCGGCAGTGGGCTGGTGACGGCAGTAGCCGCTAATGTGGCCAATGCCGACGAGGTAGCTGCGGCCGTAGCGGGCCATGATGCGGTAATCAGCACTTTCAACGCCGGCTGGACAAACCCGAACATTTACAACGATTTCCTCACGGGCGCGAAAGCCATTCAAGCAGGTGTGAAGCAGGCGGGCGTCAAGCGTTTCCTTACCGTAGGCGGCGCGGGCAGTCTGGAAATCAAACCCGGCTTGCAACTGGTCGACAGCCCGAATTTCCCCGAAGCGTATAAAGCAGGCGCCACTGCGGCGCGCGACTACCTGAACTTTCTCAAGACCGAGTCGGAGCTGGATTGGACTTTCCTAAGTCCGGCCATTGAGATGTCGCCTGCACACCCGGGCGAGCGCACAGGACGTTACCGGACTTCTCTCGATACACCGGTATTTGACGAGAACCACCACAGCCGGCTTTCTGTACAGGACACAGCCGTCGCTATCGTGGACGAAATCGAACAAGGCAACTTTATCAAAAAACGGTTTACCGCTGCTTACTGA
- the rlmD gene encoding 23S rRNA (uracil(1939)-C(5))-methyltransferase RlmD — translation MSKSNKYEYVEITDFAAEGKCIFKSEDGVIFVEGNVAPGDIVDLQVVRTKKKMKEAIVTRIHSQSALRTEPYCNHFAVCGGCKWQHISYEHQLRFKRQQVVDHFERIGKIRNVEINEIIAAPKTEYYRNKLEFTFSNWRWLTKEQLDSGLPFSKTALGFHVPKRFDKIFTVEHCHLQPAPSNAIRNNLHRFAEEKGYPYYDVRFNVGVMRNVIIRTANSGDVMVIVQFGEQNDEIIAEVMEFLQKSHPEITSLNYIVNLKGNDSYQDQEVIHYAGEKVIRETMEDLTFLVGPKSFYQTNSEQAYKLFSVAREYAQLTGNESVYDLYTGTGTIANFVARSAKKVVGVEYVEAAVQDARINSQLNSITNTAFFAGDMRAIMNEGFLHTHGRPDVIITDPPRAGMDVPVIETILKAAPDRVVYVSCNTATQARDLALMSEDYEVARVQPVDMFPNTHHVENVALLVRK, via the coding sequence ATGTCTAAGAGTAACAAGTACGAGTACGTTGAAATTACCGATTTTGCGGCAGAAGGCAAATGTATATTTAAATCGGAAGACGGCGTAATCTTTGTAGAAGGTAATGTGGCTCCCGGTGACATCGTCGACCTGCAGGTAGTGCGGACGAAGAAAAAAATGAAGGAAGCCATCGTTACCAGAATCCATTCACAATCGGCTTTACGTACAGAACCCTATTGCAACCATTTCGCGGTGTGCGGGGGCTGTAAGTGGCAGCATATCAGCTATGAGCATCAGCTCAGGTTCAAAAGGCAGCAGGTCGTGGATCATTTTGAAAGGATAGGAAAGATCAGGAATGTTGAGATTAACGAAATCATCGCTGCCCCTAAGACCGAATACTACCGCAATAAGTTGGAATTTACTTTCTCGAATTGGCGCTGGCTCACAAAGGAACAACTCGATTCGGGGTTGCCTTTTTCCAAAACCGCCCTGGGCTTTCACGTTCCGAAGCGTTTCGATAAAATTTTCACTGTAGAGCATTGCCACCTTCAACCGGCCCCGTCGAATGCGATCCGGAACAATTTGCACCGTTTCGCGGAGGAGAAAGGGTACCCTTACTACGACGTACGTTTTAATGTAGGTGTGATGCGTAACGTGATCATACGTACAGCCAATTCTGGCGACGTGATGGTGATTGTGCAATTCGGGGAGCAAAACGATGAAATTATCGCGGAGGTAATGGAGTTTTTGCAAAAAAGCCACCCGGAAATTACTTCACTGAACTATATCGTGAACCTGAAAGGCAACGACTCCTATCAGGATCAGGAAGTAATCCATTATGCGGGGGAAAAGGTAATCCGCGAGACGATGGAAGATCTGACATTTCTGGTTGGCCCGAAATCGTTTTACCAGACCAACTCCGAGCAGGCATACAAATTGTTCAGCGTGGCGCGCGAGTATGCACAGCTAACGGGCAATGAATCGGTTTACGATCTCTACACCGGCACGGGAACGATTGCCAATTTTGTGGCACGTAGCGCCAAAAAAGTGGTAGGCGTGGAGTACGTAGAAGCCGCCGTACAGGACGCCCGTATTAACTCGCAACTGAATAGCATTACCAACACTGCGTTTTTCGCAGGCGACATGCGGGCGATCATGAATGAGGGCTTTCTGCATACGCATGGCCGCCCGGACGTGATCATCACCGATCCGCCGCGCGCGGGAATGGATGTGCCCGTGATCGAAACGATCCTGAAAGCCGCCCCCGACCGCGTCGTGTACGTGAGCTGCAACACGGCCACGCAGGCGCGAGACCTTGCATTGATGTCGGAAGATTATGAAGTGGCGCGCGTCCAGCCCGTGGATATGTTCCCGAATACGCACCACGTGGAGAATGTGGCGTTGCTGGTTAGGAAGTGA
- a CDS encoding gliding motility-associated C-terminal domain-containing protein, producing MKKRFILFILMLFAICEAHATHIVGGQLFITQNQDSYYNYNMGLTMYFDALNGNPGAEDPFVTIYVFRKRDNVAIGWLEAPKIERKSVNYANPLCGISTLQTYQITYSSTLHLTPTEFDDPEGYYMVWDRCCRNGTITNIQSPGDAGSLFYLEFPPLFKNNANFKNSSPVFPEIKGDYACVNSSFFFDFGGKDADGDSLVYSLATPMQGYSDKANPSAPARGSSNYPRLTWINGITVDNMIPGPDPLKVNPSTGMLSVTPGAIGLYVFAVRVDEYRNGQKIGSLTRDFQLKVVDCPKMDPPKLLFKPKGKDTYYTENEIITVKKGDPNCFEVMVTDPTVNQIVSVDGQAVNNSKDYFTLLPAQFTTKVPNDTLKFQVCLEDCFITYDNRPIKIQLVAQDGSCPFPLTDTLNIYIRRENNNNNAPAITTSLTGDYVHVTAGVPVTFDVFGKDPDKDNLALSGRGQDFNMNDMGMDFKPVTGQANVQQKFTWVPPCNARKGDTLAVDFKLEDMRCEGNPMPVSKPVYFIVDESPNRPPAVKTSLTVQEVTYQIGSSSGISFDVLATDPDTNTIVLTAVGRGFDMKNAGMIFEARSGVKSVTSPYAWNPECALLDGRAEQTFMVDFVTQDKSCAAATDTTTVKLTIKDKGSAPFPEFPNVITPNGDGKNDCFVFQDLPEDNCQDMFKDITIFNRWGKQVYYSKVRPNDWCPDKISGGYYHFVVQYTKRSYKGGLIILK from the coding sequence ATGAAAAAACGGTTCATCTTATTTATTCTGATGCTGTTTGCCATTTGCGAAGCCCATGCTACGCACATAGTTGGCGGCCAGCTCTTCATCACGCAAAACCAGGACAGCTATTACAATTATAACATGGGCCTCACGATGTATTTCGACGCCCTCAATGGTAATCCCGGCGCAGAAGATCCGTTTGTCACGATTTATGTATTCAGAAAACGCGACAACGTGGCCATTGGCTGGCTTGAAGCCCCAAAAATAGAACGAAAATCGGTCAACTACGCAAACCCGCTCTGCGGAATCTCGACACTGCAGACCTACCAGATCACTTACAGCTCCACATTGCACCTCACCCCGACGGAATTCGACGACCCTGAGGGCTACTATATGGTATGGGACCGTTGCTGTCGTAACGGCACCATCACGAATATTCAGTCACCCGGCGATGCGGGCAGCCTGTTTTACCTGGAATTCCCCCCTCTTTTCAAGAATAACGCCAATTTCAAAAATTCTTCCCCGGTTTTTCCCGAGATCAAAGGCGATTACGCTTGCGTTAATTCTTCGTTCTTTTTCGACTTCGGAGGGAAAGATGCCGATGGCGATAGCCTGGTGTATTCGCTCGCCACGCCCATGCAGGGCTATTCGGATAAAGCCAACCCCAGTGCGCCTGCCCGCGGCTCCTCGAACTACCCGAGGCTGACATGGATCAACGGGATTACGGTCGATAACATGATACCCGGCCCCGACCCGCTGAAAGTCAACCCGTCGACGGGAATGCTGTCCGTGACCCCGGGCGCGATCGGTTTGTATGTGTTTGCCGTGCGCGTGGATGAATACAGGAACGGACAAAAAATAGGCTCGCTGACGCGCGACTTCCAGCTGAAAGTAGTTGATTGCCCCAAAATGGACCCGCCCAAATTGCTGTTTAAACCCAAAGGAAAGGACACCTACTACACCGAGAATGAAATCATAACTGTCAAAAAGGGCGATCCGAACTGTTTCGAGGTGATGGTAACCGACCCGACTGTCAACCAGATCGTAAGCGTCGACGGTCAGGCGGTGAACAACTCGAAGGACTATTTTACACTCCTTCCGGCTCAATTCACAACCAAGGTGCCGAATGATACACTGAAATTCCAGGTCTGCCTGGAAGACTGCTTCATTACCTATGACAACCGTCCTATCAAAATCCAGCTCGTGGCGCAGGACGGCAGCTGTCCTTTTCCGCTCACCGATACGCTGAATATTTACATCCGTCGCGAAAACAACAATAACAATGCCCCGGCCATTACAACCTCCCTCACGGGCGACTACGTGCATGTTACCGCGGGCGTGCCCGTGACTTTCGATGTGTTCGGCAAAGACCCCGACAAGGATAACCTGGCGCTTTCCGGGCGCGGGCAGGACTTCAATATGAACGACATGGGGATGGATTTCAAACCCGTTACCGGCCAGGCGAACGTGCAGCAGAAGTTCACCTGGGTGCCGCCTTGCAATGCCAGAAAGGGCGACACGCTGGCCGTGGACTTCAAACTGGAAGATATGCGGTGCGAAGGCAATCCGATGCCTGTGTCGAAACCGGTGTATTTCATCGTCGACGAATCGCCCAACCGCCCGCCGGCTGTGAAAACCTCGCTGACCGTACAGGAGGTTACGTATCAGATCGGAAGCTCGTCCGGTATTAGCTTCGATGTGCTGGCAACTGACCCCGACACGAATACGATTGTTCTGACGGCCGTGGGACGGGGCTTCGACATGAAGAATGCCGGAATGATTTTCGAGGCCAGGTCGGGCGTAAAATCGGTGACCTCGCCATATGCCTGGAATCCGGAATGCGCGTTACTCGACGGTCGGGCGGAGCAGACGTTCATGGTCGACTTCGTCACCCAGGACAAAAGCTGCGCCGCTGCCACCGACACGACGACCGTCAAACTTACCATCAAAGACAAGGGTTCGGCCCCGTTCCCGGAATTCCCCAACGTAATTACGCCGAACGGCGACGGAAAAAACGACTGCTTTGTTTTCCAGGACCTCCCCGAAGACAATTGCCAGGACATGTTCAAGGACATTACGATCTTCAACCGATGGGGCAAGCAGGTCTACTATTCCAAGGTACGGCCCAACGACTGGTGCCCCGACAAGATCTCGGGTGGCTATTACCACTTCGTCGTGCAGTACACCAAGCGGTCTTACAAGGGAGGACTCATAATACTTAAATAA
- a CDS encoding Rrf2 family transcriptional regulator: protein MNSGRFAISVHILTLLAVSDEEWTSSEYLAGSININPVLVRKELGNLREKGLVTSKEGKSGGSRLAKPADRIVMSEVYEAVKQKDLLGKGINSPNPACPVGRKINDHLDSLYEDAEKTLLASLGKVSLAEFCKKFD, encoded by the coding sequence ATGAACAGCGGCAGGTTTGCTATTTCGGTACATATTCTCACGTTGCTGGCCGTTTCCGATGAGGAATGGACTTCTTCCGAATACCTCGCGGGAAGCATCAATATCAATCCCGTATTGGTGCGGAAAGAGCTTGGTAACCTGCGTGAAAAGGGCCTGGTAACGAGCAAGGAAGGAAAATCGGGCGGGAGCCGCCTGGCTAAGCCTGCGGACAGGATAGTCATGTCGGAGGTCTATGAAGCCGTAAAGCAAAAAGATTTGCTGGGAAAGGGTATTAACTCTCCTAACCCGGCTTGCCCGGTGGGAAGGAAAATCAACGATCATCTCGACAGCCTGTACGAAGACGCCGAAAAGACATTGCTGGCGAGCCTGGGCAAAGTGTCGCTGGCGGAATTTTGCAAAAAATTCGACTAA
- a CDS encoding SusD/RagB family nutrient-binding outer membrane lipoprotein: MKNILIKCAAGALFASGLLCATSCENDFGDINTDPSVVLTPDPKFLFTYSLNSLESYQGTEWIWENLEQLLRFSQHLTTDPYELSTNINSRYSAYYSNILPNLVEIRKQIDAKPDKERFQKMRAATYVVSVLHGLRVTDMNGSMPYSQAIQGRDKQNYTPGYDTQKALYDTWLTELNEAITTLSADMTNQEGYGNADIIYHGDWIKWVKAANTLKLRIALRYEGQDKAKTRQIYKEVADNAIGPIVEDADQFAYIDPDWGPIGNDIDYRSTRFATKSIMTFLKQTKDPRLTIYFSPNDLTANALDSLKKYNQPLPAFIDPADQRIRFQGGPADWTTNPAVAQYYKNPLNAGSNKYVIMSTINKEFFAPTRNGAKGTFHDYMLTSAETCFYIAELIQKGYGTGSKITGKAEDWYKKGITSSLRTMNSIAQAALSTTGLSDNADAEIAAYLAQPLVKLNGTNDLERIYIQQYLNFMRLPTEAFTFVRRTGYPKNNSTYYPRDAFNEVIPRRYWVDEPPLGTNNANWQKAQAEQGFTPNDRTATTLNSQRLWFDKNNPAFGQGQ, translated from the coding sequence ATGAAAAATATACTGATCAAATGTGCAGCCGGTGCCTTGTTCGCCAGCGGATTGCTGTGCGCTACTTCCTGCGAAAACGACTTTGGCGACATTAATACCGACCCGAGCGTAGTGCTTACGCCCGATCCGAAATTTCTCTTCACCTATTCGCTGAACAGCCTCGAATCATATCAGGGAACGGAATGGATCTGGGAAAATCTGGAACAGCTCCTGCGTTTTTCCCAGCACCTGACCACCGATCCCTATGAACTTTCGACCAATATCAACTCGCGGTATTCCGCTTACTATTCGAATATTTTACCCAATCTGGTTGAAATCCGGAAGCAGATCGATGCCAAGCCCGACAAGGAGCGCTTTCAGAAAATGCGGGCCGCTACTTATGTCGTGAGCGTGCTGCACGGGCTGCGCGTCACCGATATGAATGGGTCTATGCCTTATTCCCAGGCGATCCAGGGCCGCGACAAGCAAAATTATACCCCCGGATACGACACCCAGAAGGCACTCTACGATACCTGGCTCACCGAATTGAACGAAGCCATCACAACGCTCAGCGCCGACATGACCAACCAGGAGGGCTATGGCAATGCGGACATTATTTACCACGGCGACTGGATCAAATGGGTTAAAGCCGCGAATACGCTCAAATTGCGCATTGCGTTACGTTATGAGGGCCAGGATAAGGCCAAAACCCGGCAGATTTACAAAGAGGTGGCGGATAATGCGATCGGGCCGATCGTCGAAGACGCCGACCAGTTTGCCTACATCGATCCGGATTGGGGCCCGATTGGCAACGATATCGATTACCGAAGCACCCGCTTCGCGACGAAATCCATCATGACTTTCCTGAAACAAACCAAAGATCCCCGGCTCACGATCTATTTCAGCCCCAACGACCTGACGGCCAATGCATTGGACTCGCTCAAAAAATATAATCAGCCATTACCTGCATTCATCGACCCGGCCGACCAGCGAATTCGCTTCCAGGGCGGTCCCGCCGACTGGACGACCAACCCGGCAGTGGCCCAGTATTACAAAAATCCCCTCAATGCGGGCAGCAACAAGTACGTCATAATGTCGACGATCAACAAGGAGTTCTTCGCACCGACCCGCAACGGTGCCAAAGGCACATTCCACGACTACATGCTTACCAGCGCAGAAACCTGTTTCTACATCGCAGAACTAATCCAGAAAGGCTACGGAACCGGTTCTAAAATAACCGGCAAGGCCGAAGACTGGTACAAAAAAGGAATTACGTCGTCGCTCCGAACAATGAATTCGATCGCGCAGGCCGCGTTGTCGACCACCGGCTTGTCGGATAATGCGGATGCGGAAATCGCCGCCTACCTTGCGCAACCGCTCGTGAAGTTGAACGGCACGAACGACCTGGAACGCATTTATATCCAGCAGTATCTGAACTTCATGCGTCTGCCCACGGAGGCATTTACGTTTGTGCGGAGAACCGGTTACCCGAAAAACAATTCGACGTATTATCCGAGGGACGCGTTTAACGAGGTCATTCCGCGCCGCTATTGGGTCGACGAGCCACCGCTGGGCACCAACAACGCCAACTGGCAAAAAGCACAGGCGGAGCAGGGATTTACGCCCAACGACCGCACCGCTACCACACTGAACAGTCAACGACTATGGTTCGACAAGAATAATCCAGCCTTCGGACAGGGTCAGTAG
- a CDS encoding SusC/RagA family TonB-linked outer membrane protein yields the protein MKKMYPLHSRYLLHLLCFLLGAPFPLYAQNVRVTGTVTSASDHSALVGISVLVKGTNNGTTSNATGEYAITAPAGGTLVFSFVGFEKQEVPINNRSIIDVVLKEDNQQLNEVVVTALGVKREKKQLGYTVSEIAGAKMAATNELSPISALQGRIPGVQIDQGAGGLMGNTKILIRGNSTLGVNNQPIFVIDGVILDNDVYDGSSGPRDFGNSLKNLNMEDFESVSVLKGSAAAALYGTRAINGVILITTKKGAQRKGIGVSVSQTFNMQKPYRGPDFQNEFGGGTVGAFFTDTRDPNYKPDEGWTTKVFPTNAQDQPYIDRQQNRELENWGPRFAGQQVVDYDGKMTTYQAYPNNYLDAFQTGKGSLTNVAIDGGNERSTFRFSYNRVDSRGINFKNTLDKNAFNLRATQNLNKFLVADVTADYTTTEGANPPSLSLNNYIWIFPRNYDTKYWMQRRNYIGYNGGLRNVSDVNEPNRVPGADYWFNIFENDYTQREQMVRGRLALTATITDWLKLQAEGNFNNLYTKSEIKELGQGANFTGGRYALGHSTKQTNFVKWLAIFNKPITKDLDFNGYVGGESQSYSLSFNNAETVGGLSYPGNFFLANSVQSQKSEGGIKTRRSYKSLYASADFAWREQLFLQTTWRGDWSSALTYSDGSGNNFYNYPSASLSWIFSQTFHSSLPNWLSYGKLRGNLAALGGDIEPFLLNPGFAFNGYTNAGGFGDQALSTFSARSTLQPNIKPLRKIAKEIGLELKVLNNRLGLDLSVYRDNSRNQPIPISAAVETGVSSILINAGNIQNTGIEIALDATPVKSGPFTWNSTVTFSRNRNKIIELYGDREYYALADESGGGNDLIPYAKVGGTYGVIRTKIAAARFQGTDANDPRNGLPILSWRGDARAAFPARSNEWKDVGDINAKFRGGWDNTFSYKRFSLNVLFDAKIGGDMIITSMRYGTHTGVFKNTLQGRDADHGGIVFTSKFDGKTYDDGILPEGVFAAGQTITQPDGTSADVGGMTFREAYEKGLVEPTHLPQYNYRYGSFSTAVGDYWISENSWISLRQVSLSYQFPQSLCEKIKLNALSVNLVGRDLLYLYNTLPLNFNPASNYSNSTAVQKEVGFIPPMTRALGVTLRAAF from the coding sequence ATGAAGAAAATGTACCCATTGCATAGCCGGTATCTTCTGCACCTGCTATGTTTCCTGCTCGGAGCTCCTTTCCCGCTCTACGCCCAGAACGTAAGGGTGACCGGAACGGTAACCTCCGCGTCCGATCATTCGGCGCTCGTCGGAATTTCGGTCCTTGTCAAAGGAACCAACAACGGCACTACCTCCAATGCGACGGGAGAATACGCCATCACCGCCCCGGCCGGCGGTACGCTTGTATTTTCGTTTGTGGGCTTTGAAAAGCAGGAAGTGCCGATCAATAACCGAAGCATCATCGACGTGGTCCTGAAAGAGGACAACCAGCAGCTCAACGAGGTCGTCGTTACCGCGTTGGGTGTAAAGCGTGAGAAAAAACAGCTCGGCTACACGGTCTCGGAAATCGCCGGCGCGAAAATGGCCGCTACCAACGAGCTCAGCCCCATCAGCGCATTGCAGGGACGCATTCCGGGCGTGCAGATAGATCAGGGAGCGGGCGGCCTGATGGGTAACACCAAAATCCTCATCCGGGGCAACTCGACGCTCGGCGTCAACAACCAGCCCATCTTCGTCATCGACGGCGTAATCCTGGATAACGACGTGTACGATGGCAGCAGCGGCCCCCGCGACTTCGGAAATTCCCTCAAAAACCTGAATATGGAGGATTTCGAAAGTGTATCCGTACTCAAAGGCTCGGCTGCCGCGGCATTATACGGCACACGGGCTATCAACGGCGTCATCCTGATCACTACCAAAAAAGGCGCACAGCGAAAAGGTATCGGCGTGAGCGTGTCGCAAACCTTCAATATGCAGAAACCTTATCGCGGGCCCGATTTCCAGAATGAATTCGGCGGCGGTACGGTAGGCGCGTTCTTTACCGACACCCGCGATCCCAACTACAAGCCCGACGAGGGGTGGACCACCAAGGTATTTCCCACCAATGCGCAGGACCAGCCGTATATCGACCGCCAGCAGAACCGCGAGCTCGAAAACTGGGGACCCAGATTTGCCGGCCAACAGGTGGTTGACTATGACGGCAAAATGACAACCTACCAGGCCTACCCGAACAATTACCTCGATGCATTCCAGACAGGTAAAGGAAGCCTTACCAATGTGGCCATCGACGGTGGAAACGAGCGCTCCACCTTCCGTTTTTCCTATAACCGCGTCGATAGCCGGGGGATTAATTTTAAAAACACCCTCGACAAGAATGCGTTTAACCTGCGCGCGACGCAAAACCTGAACAAATTCCTCGTCGCCGACGTAACGGCCGATTATACCACAACCGAAGGCGCCAACCCGCCCTCGCTTTCGCTGAACAATTATATCTGGATTTTTCCCCGCAATTACGATACCAAATACTGGATGCAACGCCGGAACTACATCGGCTACAATGGGGGCCTCCGTAATGTGAGTGATGTAAACGAGCCAAACCGCGTTCCCGGCGCCGATTACTGGTTCAATATTTTCGAAAACGACTACACCCAACGCGAACAAATGGTGCGCGGACGTCTGGCGCTCACGGCTACCATCACCGACTGGCTCAAACTGCAGGCGGAAGGCAATTTCAATAATCTCTACACCAAAAGCGAGATCAAAGAACTGGGGCAAGGCGCTAATTTTACCGGCGGCCGCTACGCTCTCGGGCATTCGACCAAGCAGACCAACTTCGTAAAATGGCTCGCGATATTCAATAAACCCATTACCAAAGACCTGGATTTCAATGGCTATGTGGGCGGCGAATCACAGTCTTACAGCTTGTCGTTCAACAATGCCGAAACCGTAGGCGGGCTGTCGTATCCCGGCAATTTTTTCCTTGCTAACTCGGTACAATCCCAAAAGTCCGAGGGGGGGATTAAAACGCGGCGGTCTTACAAGTCGCTGTATGCCAGTGCTGATTTTGCCTGGCGCGAACAGCTTTTCCTGCAAACGACCTGGCGTGGCGACTGGTCTTCGGCTTTGACCTATTCCGACGGCTCCGGTAATAATTTTTATAACTACCCCTCGGCGAGTTTATCCTGGATTTTTTCCCAAACATTCCATTCATCTCTCCCCAACTGGCTCTCATATGGAAAGTTGCGGGGGAACCTGGCGGCGTTAGGGGGCGATATAGAGCCGTTCCTGCTCAATCCGGGTTTTGCATTCAACGGGTATACCAATGCCGGCGGCTTCGGCGATCAGGCCTTGTCGACATTCAGCGCGCGGTCGACCTTGCAGCCGAACATCAAGCCATTGAGAAAGATCGCGAAGGAGATCGGGTTGGAGTTGAAAGTCCTGAATAACCGCCTGGGCCTCGACCTGTCGGTGTACCGCGACAACTCCCGTAACCAGCCTATCCCCATTTCAGCGGCCGTTGAAACCGGAGTAAGCAGCATTCTGATCAATGCCGGTAACATCCAAAATACCGGCATCGAGATAGCCCTCGACGCGACACCCGTTAAATCGGGGCCCTTTACCTGGAACAGCACAGTAACGTTCTCCCGTAATCGTAACAAAATCATCGAGTTATATGGTGATCGCGAATATTATGCATTGGCCGACGAATCGGGCGGTGGCAACGACCTGATCCCCTATGCCAAGGTCGGCGGCACGTACGGTGTGATCCGCACGAAAATCGCAGCGGCCCGTTTCCAGGGTACCGACGCCAACGATCCGAGGAACGGGCTGCCGATCCTTTCCTGGCGCGGAGATGCGCGCGCGGCATTCCCCGCACGCAGCAACGAGTGGAAGGATGTAGGCGATATCAATGCGAAGTTCCGTGGCGGATGGGATAACACATTCAGCTACAAGCGGTTTTCGCTCAATGTTTTGTTCGATGCCAAGATCGGCGGGGATATGATCATTACGTCCATGCGCTATGGCACGCACACCGGCGTGTTCAAAAATACATTGCAGGGCCGCGATGCCGATCATGGCGGCATCGTATTCACAAGCAAATTCGACGGCAAGACCTACGACGACGGTATCCTGCCAGAGGGTGTTTTTGCGGCCGGCCAAACCATTACGCAGCCTGATGGCACCAGCGCCGATGTAGGTGGCATGACATTCCGGGAAGCGTACGAAAAAGGCCTGGTGGAACCGACGCATTTGCCCCAGTACAACTACCGCTACGGTTCGTTTTCGACCGCCGTGGGTGATTACTGGATCTCGGAAAACTCGTGGATTTCATTGCGCCAGGTATCGCTCAGCTACCAGTTCCCCCAATCGCTTTGCGAGAAAATAAAGCTGAATGCATTGTCCGTCAATCTGGTAGGCCGCGATTTGCTTTACCTCTATAACACATTACCGCTGAATTTCAACCCCGCATCGAATTACTCGAACAGTACGGCGGTACAAAAAGAAGTTGGTTTTATACCGCCGATGACCCGCGCGCTGGGCGTAACGTTACGCGCGGCATTCTGA